Proteins from a genomic interval of Oncorhynchus kisutch isolate 150728-3 linkage group LG28, Okis_V2, whole genome shotgun sequence:
- the LOC109872607 gene encoding aquaporin-11 isoform X1 encodes MTDLGISLALLATTVLLCEATRILISRLFSGKDYAIYLVEIVSTYQLCACTHELKVLGEVGRIEPHIALTLTFIITVVHVITFHGAFANPNGAIENVYRKNITGKTAVARITCMFIGGKAAQLLVPHIWSLGLSDHHLTHKRFGFKCFSPINGSLLEAAGVELACTFAVQAAVLHIHKLDERFHAPVIAAVITSLVYSGGHISGAVFNPIMAFSVQFPCSGHTFLEYAFVYWLGPVTGMAMCILLFDKIIPLLSGKSTMGVGIPVVQKKKIQ; translated from the exons ATGACAGACTTGGGGATTTCACTGGCACTATTGGCCACAACAGTACTTCTCTGCGAGGCGACGCGCATACTGATCTCGCGCCTCTTCTCTGGCAAGGATTATGCGATTTACCTCGTGGAAATTGTCTCGACCTACCAGCTCTGTGCATGTACGCACGAACTCAAAGTCCTGGGCGAAGTTGGCAGAATCGAACCGCATATAGCACTCACACTGACTTTCATAATCACGGTGGTCCACGTAATAACTTTTCACGGGGCGTTCGCCAACCCAAATGGTGCTATCGAGAACGTTTACCGCAAGAATATCACAGGGAAAACTGCGGTGGCGCGCATAActtgtatgtttataggtgggaAAGCAGCGCAGCTCCTTGTGCCCCACATTTGGTCCTTGGGTCTATCCGACCACCACCTCACGCACAAAAGGTTCGGATTTAAATGCTTCAGTCCCATCAATGGGTCCCTGTTGGAGGCCGCTGGTGTGGAGCTGGCTTGCACTTTCGCTGTCCAAGCCGCAGTCCTCCACATTCACAAACTAGACGAGAGATTCCACGCCCCTGTCATCGCTGCTGTCATTACGTCACTGGTTTACTCAG GGGGTCATATTTCAGGGGCTGTTTTCAACCCAATCATGGCCTTCTCCGTCCAGTTCCCCTGCAGTGGACACACCTTCCTGGAATATGCTTTTGTCTACTGGCTAGGACCAGTCACAG GCATGGCAATGTGCATCCTGCTCTTTGACAAAATCATCCCACTCCTATCTGGGAAAAGCACAATGGGCGTGGGCATCCCGGTTGTCCAGAAGAAGAAGATACAGTAA
- the LOC109872607 gene encoding aquaporin-11 isoform X2, with the protein MTDLGISLALLATTVLLCEATRILISRLFSGKDYAIYLVEIVSTYQLCACTHELKVLGEVGRIEPHIALTLTFIITVVHVITFHGAFANPNGAIENVYRKNITGKTAVARITCMFIGGKAAQLLVPHIWSLGLSDHHLTHKRFGFKCFSPINGSLLEAAGVELACTFAVQAAVLHIHKLDERFHAPVIAAVITSLVYSGGHISGAVFNPIMAFSVQFPCSGHTFLEYAFVYWLGPVTGGIHHSPISC; encoded by the exons ATGACAGACTTGGGGATTTCACTGGCACTATTGGCCACAACAGTACTTCTCTGCGAGGCGACGCGCATACTGATCTCGCGCCTCTTCTCTGGCAAGGATTATGCGATTTACCTCGTGGAAATTGTCTCGACCTACCAGCTCTGTGCATGTACGCACGAACTCAAAGTCCTGGGCGAAGTTGGCAGAATCGAACCGCATATAGCACTCACACTGACTTTCATAATCACGGTGGTCCACGTAATAACTTTTCACGGGGCGTTCGCCAACCCAAATGGTGCTATCGAGAACGTTTACCGCAAGAATATCACAGGGAAAACTGCGGTGGCGCGCATAActtgtatgtttataggtgggaAAGCAGCGCAGCTCCTTGTGCCCCACATTTGGTCCTTGGGTCTATCCGACCACCACCTCACGCACAAAAGGTTCGGATTTAAATGCTTCAGTCCCATCAATGGGTCCCTGTTGGAGGCCGCTGGTGTGGAGCTGGCTTGCACTTTCGCTGTCCAAGCCGCAGTCCTCCACATTCACAAACTAGACGAGAGATTCCACGCCCCTGTCATCGCTGCTGTCATTACGTCACTGGTTTACTCAG GGGGTCATATTTCAGGGGCTGTTTTCAACCCAATCATGGCCTTCTCCGTCCAGTTCCCCTGCAGTGGACACACCTTCCTGGAATATGCTTTTGTCTACTGGCTAGGACCAGTCACAG